The Kribbella jejuensis region GACTCGGTGTTGGATTTGGGCGTAGGGGGTGGTGGTGAAGGAGACGAGTTCGTAGCGGGAGACGTATTTGCCCGGGAGTAAGCGTTCGAGGGTGTGCTCCAACTGTTTTTGGAGGCGGAAGACGGGGGAGGCTACCTTGTCTCGCATTTCGACGAAGTTGGCGAGGGCCATTTCGGCGATTGCTTCGGTGTTTTCGCGGCGGCGGGCTTCGAAGAGCGGGAGGGCGCGGGACCACGAGCCGCCGGTGTCGTCCAGGCAGCGGTCCAGCTCCACCACGTCTTCGAAGGCGCAGTTCGCGCCCTGGCCGTAGAACGGGACGATCGCGTGGGCCGCGTCACCCAGCAGAGCAGTGCGACCGTGGGCCTGCCACGGGAGAGTGTGGACGGTGCCGAGCACACCGACGGGATTGTTCAGGTAGTCGTCCACCAGATTGGGTGCCAGCGGCAACAGATCGGGATAGTTCTCCCGGAAGTGCGCCGAGATGCCGTCCGCCGTCGTCAGCGCGTCGAACGATCCGGCCGGCCAGAACAACGTACAGGTGAACGACCGATCAGGATTCGGCAGCGCGATCATCATCGACGTACCGCGCGGCCAGATGTGCAACGCGCCCGGATCCAGCGCGAACTCCCCCGCGACCGCAGGGATCGACAGCTCCTTGTACCCGTAGTCCAGAAACTCGACGTTCTCCGCAACGATGCCCTCGGCAAGCATCTGCTCACGTACGGCGGACCCCGCACCGTCGGCGCCCAGCACCACATCGGCCGACGCCGACACCTTCCCGGCCGGCGTCGCGAACACCAGCTGCCCCGCCGCGGAATCCAGCTCGACGAGGCGATGCTCGAACGACACCGTCACACCAGGAGCAGCCGTTGCCGCTGACAACAAGGCGTTGTTCAGCGCGCCTCGGCTGATCGAGTTGATCGCCCGGTCCCCGGACGCCGAGTACGCCTGGAAGTCCAGCTCGCCCGCGATCGGGTGGATCATCCGCCCCTTCATCGGCAGTGCGTCCGCCATCACCTGATCGACCAGACCGATCCGCCGCAGCGCGTCCAGCCCGCGTTCGGAGATCGCCAGGTTGATCGACCGCCCGCGCTCCACCTCGGCCACCCGCGGGTCGGCGCGCCGCTCGTACAGCGTCACCGACAACCCACGCCGCGCGAGGAAACAGGCGAGCAGCGACCCGGTCAGCCCGGCGCCGACGATCGCGACCTTCATCCCATCACCTCGGTCAGGGCAGCAGCGGCCCGCCAGCAGTCGTGGTACGTCGAGTACAACGGCACCGGCGCGAGCCGCAGTACGTCGGGCTCCCGCGCGTCCGCGATCACGCCGTACCCGAACCGCAGCCGCCGCGACAACTCACCCGCGCCACCCGGCACCCGCACCGACAACTGCGCACCCCGCCGGGCCGGATCACGCGGCGTGATCACGTCGAAGCCATCGAGCAACCCGTCCAGGAATGCGGTCAACCGCAGACTCCGTTCCCGCAGTGCGCCGATACCGATCTTGTCGAACAGCTCCAGCGACGTCCGCACCGGGCTCATCGAGAAGATCGGCGGATTGGACACCTGCCACGCGTCCGCGGTCGCGGGCGGCCGCGACTCCGGCGTCATCTCGAACCGCGTCGACGCCTCCGTACTCCACCAGCCCTCGAACCGCGGCAGCTCCCCACCCAGATGCCGCTCGTGCACGAACGCACCGGCGAGCGCCCCCGGCCCGGAGTTCAGGTACTTGTACGAGCACCACGCCGCGAAGTCCACCTCCCACTCGTGCAGCGCCAACGGCACGTTCCCGGCCGCGTGCGCGAGATCCCACCCGACCACCGCACCGGCCGCATGCCCGGCCTTCGTGATCGTGGGGATGTCCATCAACTCGCCGGTCAGGTAGTTCACGCCGCCGAGCAGGACCAGCGCCACGTCCGCGCCGAGCTGCTCGACGACATCCGCCGTCCGCAGACAGTCCTCCCCCGGTCGCTGCCGCAACCGGATCACCGCGTCGTCCGGGTCGTACCCGTGGAACCGGACCTGCGACCGGACGGCGTAACTGTCCGACGGGAACGCCGCGTCCTCGATCACGATCCGGTGCCGCGACCGTGTCGGACGGTAGAACGACACCATCAGCAGGTGCAGGTTGACGGTCAGCGAGTTCATCACGACCGTCTCGCTCGGCAGCGCGCCGACCAGCCGCGCCGCGGGACCGGTCAGCAGTTCGTGGTACGGCAGCCACGGCCGCGCAGCGTCCAGGTGCCCCTCGACGCCGAGCGCGGCCCACGCGTCCAGGTCCTCGAGCAACTCGGTCCGGGTCGCCTTCGGGCGCAGCCCGAGCGAGTTCCCGGCGAAGTACGCGACCTCGGGGTACTCACCACCCTGCGCCGGCGGTACGTCGAACAGCTCCCGATGCCCCGGGTCGGCCGCATCGAGCTCCAGCGCACCCGCCTCGGACAGCGTCACGCCTCAGCAACCTCCGAGTCGGCCGGAGCGGTAGCGGCCGGGGCCACGGCTGACGGGATCACCTGCCCCTTGCCGAGCACCGTGACGCCACCCTTGGAGACCGTGAACCCGCGCTGCCGGTCGAAGTCCGGGTCGACGCCGATCTCGGTACCGTCCGGGACCACGATGTTCTTGTCCAGGATCACGTTCTTCAGCACGACGTCACGGCCGATCTTGCAGTTGTCCATGATCACCGAGCGCTCGATGGTCGCGCCCGAGCTGACCACCACGTTGGAGCCGAGCACCGAGTGGTCGACGCAGGCACCGGACACGATCGAGCCCTGACAGACGATCGACTCGCCGACGGTCGCGTTGTCGGTGAACTTCGCGCCGGGCAGCTGCGGGTGCGAGGTGAAGATCGGCCAGTCGTTGTTGTAGAGGTTGAAGACCGGCTGGATCGACACCAGGTCCATGTGTGCCTCGTGGTAGGAGTCCAGCGAACCGACGTCGCGCCAGTACGAGCGGTCCCGGTCGAGCGCGCCCGGTACGTCGTTCTCCTGGAAGTCGTAGACGCCGGCCTTGCCCTCGGCAACGAGCATCGGGACGATGTCGCCGCCCATGTCGTGCCGCGACGCCGGGTTGGCGGCGTCCTTGCGCAGCGCCTCGACCAGCACGTCGCGGGTGAAGACGTAGTTGCCCATCGACGCGAACGTCTCGTCCGGCGAGTCCGGCAGCCCGGGCGGGTCGGCCGGCTTCTCCAGGAACTCCTCGATCACGTGCCCGTCCGCGCCGGTCTTGATCACGCCGAACTCGGTCGCCTCGACCCGCGGTACCCGGATGCCGGCCACGGTCACCCCGTTGCCGCGCTCGATGTGCGCGGCGACCATCTGGGACGCGTCCATCCGGTACACGTGGTCGGCGCCGAAGACCACGATGTACTCCGGGTCCGCGTCGTTGATCAGGTTCATCGACTGGTAGATCGCGTCCGCGCTGCCTTGATACCACTGCGGGCCGAGCCGCTGCTGCGCCGGGACACAGGTCACGTAGTTGCCGAGGAAGGTCGACATCCGCCAGGTCAGCGTGACGTGCCGGTCGAGCGAGTGCGACTTGTACTGGGTCAGTACGCAGAGATTTCGATAGCCCGCGTTGACCAAATTCGACAGCACGAAGTCGATGAGGCGGTAACTGCCGCCGAACGGCACGGCCGGTTTGGCCCGGTCCGCCGTCAGCGGCATCAGCCGCTTCCCCTCACCACCGGCCAGCACGATTCCGAGAACACTGGGCGCCTTTGCCATGTCGGCACCTTAACGCCGGGAGCTCACTTGCATAAGCGCTTGCTCGTGTCGCGACACTGGGAGGATGCCGATCCTCGTCGTTCCGACTGTTGCCGTTCACCGTTCGTTTCTCGCGGCCTGGGACGAGCTCGGTCCGGATCATGAGCGCTGGATGGGCGCGCGGTCGATCGTGGGTACCGAGGAGGAATGGACCCGCGACCAGGCCGCGGACCCGGCCGAGTTCGCCCGGCTGGTCGCCGCGATCCGGCTGGAGGCCGAGCCGGACACCGAATTGGCCGCCGGGCTCGTGCACCAGACCGTGCTGTGGTTCGTCGACGGGGTGGAATTCCTCGGCCGGCTCTCGATCCGGCACCACCTGACGCCCGCGCTCACCGAGGTCGGCGGCCACATCGGGTACTGCGTCCGCCCGTCCGCGCGCCGGAAGGGGTACGCGACCCAGATGCTCGCCCAGTCGCTCCCGATCGCCGCCGCCCTCGGCATCGACCCGGCGCTGGTCACCTGCGACGTGGACAACACCGGATCGCGCAAGGTGATCGAGGCAGCTGGTGGCGAACTGGAAGACGAACGACACGGAAAGCTGCGCTTCTGGGTGCCGACACACGTCGAGTAATGACCTAGGGTCGGAGCTTATGAAGGTCGCCATTCTGACGCGTGAGTTTCCTCCGGACGTGTACGGCGGGGCGGGGGTGCACGTGGACTTCCTGGTCCGTGAGCTGCGCCGGCTGATCGACGTGGACGTGCACTGCATGGGCGAGCCGCGCCAGGGCGCGACCGCGCACTCCGAGGACGACCCGCGGATCCCGAACGCGAACGCCGCGCTGCGCATCCTGTCGACCGACCTGACCATGACCGCGACGGTCGGCGACGCGGACCTCGTGCACTCGCACACCTGGTACGCGAACATGGCCGGCCACTGGGCGAAGCTGCTGTACGACGTACCGCATGTGGTCACCGCCCACTCCCTGGAACCGCGGCGCCCGTGGAAGGCCGAGCAGCTCGGCGGCGGGTACCGGCTGTCCAGCTGGGCGGAGCGGACCGCGTACGAGGCAGCGGACGCGGTCGTCGCGGTCAGTCGCGGGATGCGGGACGACGTACTCGACTGCTACCCGTCGATCGACCCGGCGCGGGTGCACGTGATCTCGAACGGGATCGATGCCGACTTCTACCACCCGGACCCGTCGACGCAGGTGCTCGAGCGGCTCGGCGTCGACCTGAACCGGCCGTACGTGACGTTCGTCGGCCGCATCACCCGGCAGAAGGGCGTCCCGCACCTGCTCCGCGCGGGCCTGCGGCTGGATCCGTCGGTGCAGCTCGTGCTGCTCGCCGGCGCCGCCGACACGGTCGAGCTGAAGGCGGAGACCGACGCGCTGATCGAGGACCTGCGGATGGCGCGTGACGGTGTGTTCGTGGTTTCGGAGATGCTGCCGCGCGAGGACGTCCGCCAGGTCCTCACACACGCGCTGGCGTTCTGCTGCCCGTCGATCTACGAGCCGCTCGGCATCGTCAACCTGGAGGCGATGGCCTGCGAGACCGCGGTCGTCGCGAGCGCGGTCGGCGGCATCCCCGAGGTCGTGGACGACGGCGTCACCGGGATCCTCGTGCCGTACGACGAGAACGACACCGACACGTTCGAACGCGGCCTCGCCGACGGGATCAACGCCCTGGTCGACGACCCGGCGCGCGCCGAGGCGATGGGCAAAGCGGGCCGGGCGCGCGCGGTCTCCGAGTTCGGCTGGGACGCCGTCGCACAACGCACCGTCGAGCTGTACAACGCCCTCCGCGGGTAGGCAAAACCCCACCCGAACCAGGGACTTCACACCATTCAGCCGAGGGGTCGCGCGGCGGTTGGCTTGGCCCATGACTTCACGCCTGACCAAACCCATCGCCGCCACGCTCGCAACCGCCGCCCTGCTCGCCTACCCGACTGCAGCATTCTCGGCGGTCAACGAACCTTCCCATTCCACAGTCGTAGGCTGCGCGGGCAGCTCGTCTCGGCAACCCCGGTCGCCCACCTGACAGCCGCTCAGCTGGACGCGGCAGCAGCAGACTTTCCCGGCACCCCGAGGTCGGAGTACGGCGTCACGGCGTACCGGCTGATCTACCGCACCATCAACACCCACGGCCGACCGACGACGGCCAGCGGCATCGTCGTACTCCCCGGAGGCCGCCGTGGCGCACTGACCGTGGCGGAGTACCTGCACGGGACCAACGCCACCAAGGCGGCCGCGGCCTCGGTGGACGACACGTCGACGGATCGGCTGGTCACGGCCTTGTTCGCGGGGCAGGGGCTGGTCGGGGTCGCGCCGGACTACCTCGGGCTCGGGCTGGGGCCGGGTCCGCATCCGTACGTCGACACGAAGACCGAGACCTCCGCCTCCGCAGACCTCCTGCTGGCCGCCCACACGTTCGCCAAGCAGCACGGCGTGGCCTTCAAGCGGGACGTCCTGGTCACCGGGTTCTCGCAGGGCGGCCGAGCCTCGCTCGCATTCGGGCGTGCGCTCAGCCGCGGCGAGGTCGGACCGTTCCGGCTGGGTGCACTGCAGGCCGTCGCCGGCCCGTACGACCTGCTCGGCGAGGAACTGCCGGCTGCCTTCGACGGCCGGGTGATCCCGCCGACGGCGACGTACTACCTCGGCTACCTCGTCACGGCCTGGAACCGGACGGTCGGCCTGAACGACGACCCGCGCGAGGCGTTCCGAGCGCCGTACGCCTCCACCGTGGAGGGCTTGTACGACGGATCGCACACCGACGAGGAGATCGTCAAAGCCCTGCCGGACTCCCCTGACAAGCTGTTCACGCCGCAGTTCGCCGCGCTGCTGCAGCACCCGACCGGACGCCTCCTGAACGCGCTCCAGACCGCCGACCAGATCTGCCAGGACTGGACACCGCGTGTACCGGTCCATCTCTACAGCGGCACGAAGGACACCGACGTGACCGCAGCCAACGCCGACTCGTGCGCAGCCTCTCTCCGGCGTCGAGGCGCCGACGTCACGGTGCACTCGATGGGCGCGGTCGACCACACCGGGACCGCGTTCGCGGCGTACCCGAAGATCATTCAGGCCTTTGCTCAACACGCGTAGGACGCGGAGCGGCGATCAGACTGCCCAGCAGCGCGAGCGACTCCTCGTCGCGTGATCCGGGGACGGCGTGGAAGACGACCAGCGTGACGTTGTCGGTGGCGCCGATGGTCAGCTTGTCCGACCGCAGGTCGAGTTCCCCGACCTCCGGATGGGTGAGCCGGCTCAGGCGGCCACGCCGTGGCCGCACCTCGTGCCGCGCCCACAGTTGCCGGAACCGTTCGCTGCGAACGGACAGCTCTCCGACCAGCTCTTTCAGCCGGGGGTCGTCGACGTTCGGTCCGAGCTCGGATCGCAGTGCGGCGACCCCTTCCTCGGACAGGTCCTCCCAGTCCCGGCGCAGCTCGCGTTCGCGCGGATCGAGCAGCACGGCGGTCAGCAGGTTGACCCCGACCCGGTAGTTCGGTGAGAGCGCCTCGCAGAGCGGGTTGACCGCGAGGACGTCGGTGTACTTGTTCTGCACGTACGCCGGGTTGTTCGGCCACCCGTTCATCAGCTCGACGATGCTCTCCGGGGCCTGCTCCGCCTGCGACCTGCGCCGTACGGGCTGCGACAGACCGAGCAGGTAGTTCCGGGCGTCCGCGTCCAGCCGCAGTACGTCGGCCAGCGCGTCGAGGACCTGGGCCGACGGGTTCCGGTCGCGGCCCTGCTCGAGGCGGAGGTAGTACTCGGAGCTGATGCCGGCCAGCATCGCGACCTCTTCGCGGCGCAGGCCGGGCACCCGGCGCGGGCCGATGCTGCGGATGCCGACGTCCTCGGGCCGTACCTGCTCGCGCCTGGCCCGGAGGTAGTCGCCCAGCGCATTCTCCATGCCTCCACGGTAGACCGGGTACGCCGCAACAGCCTGTGCCCTGTCACTACCAGGAACGACGGGGTACTCCCTGTTCGGAGCGCGCCGACGAACAGTGGAGACATGACGAACACGACCATCACCCTCGCCGACGACCTCACCATCACCCGGATGGGGTACGGCGCGATGCAGCTGGCCGGCCCCGGCGTCTTCGGACCGCCGAAGGACCGTGACCAGGCGATCGCCGTACTGCGGGAGGCCGTCGAGCTGGGCATCACGCACATCGACACCAGCGACTTCTACGGCCCGACCGTGGTCAACGAACTCATCAAGGAGGCGCTGTACCCGTACCCGGCCGACCTGCACCTGGTCACGAAGGTCGGCGCCCGGCGCGGCCCCGAGGGCTCGTGGGACGCGGCGCTGGAACCCGACGACCTGAAGGCGCAGGTCCACGAGAACCTCGAACACCTCGGCCTGGACGTCCTCGACGTGGTCAACCTGCGGACCGCGGCCCGCGAGCAGCTCGACGACACCTCGATCGCCAGGTCCTTCACCGCGCTGGCCGAGCTCCAGCAGGAGGGCCTGATCCGGCACCTCGGCGTGAGCGCGGTGACGATGACGCAGGTCCGCGAGGCGCAGGCGATCGCGCCGATCGTCTCGATCCAGAACGAGTACAACCTGACCCGTCGCGACGACGACGCGCTCGTCGACTACGCGGCCGAGCACAACATCGCGTTCGCGTCGTTCTTCCCGCTCGGCGGCTTCAGCCCGCTGCAGTCGGAGACGTTGTCGAAGGTCGCCGCCCGGCTGGACGCCACGCCACACCAGGTAGCACTCGCCTGGCTCCTGCAGCGCTCCGCCACCAGCGTGGTCATCCCCGGTACGTCCTCGGTACAGCACCTGCGCGAGAACGTCGCCGCCCGCGACCTGGTCCTCCCTGCCGACGCGGTCGCGGAACTCGACGGCATCGGCTGACCCTTCAGCCGATGCCGGAAGTGGGGGTGCCGGAGGCCAGCCAGGTGCTGAGGAGACGGGCGCCGGCGCCGGTGGCGCCGGTCGAGTACTCGAAGTTGTCGGACGGGGACTCGGCGATCGACGAGAGGTCGAGGTGGGCCCACGGGATGTCGCCGGCGAACGCCTTCAGGAACAGGGCGGCGGTGATCGAGCCGGGGCCCTTCGAGCTGTTCACGGAGTCCGCGATCGGCGTCGAGATCAGGTCCTCGTACTCGGCCGGCAGCGGCATCCGCCACAGCTCCTCGCCGGACACCCGGCCCGCGTCGGCAAGGTTGTCCGCGAGCGCGTCGTCGGTGGCGAACAGACCGCCGTAGAGCATCGCGCCCAGCGAGACCTTGATCGCGCCGGTCAGCGTGGCGATGTCCACCAGGACGTCCGGCTTGAGTTCCTGTACGGCGTACGCGAGGCCGTCGGCGAGGACGAGCCGGCCCTCGGCGTCGGTGTTCTTCACTTCGGTGGTGCGGCCGCCGAAGTGCCGGATCACGTCGTCCGGGCGGTACGCCGAACCCGACGGCATGTTCTCGGCCGCGCAGATCAGCCCGGTCACGCGGACGTTTACGTCGAGGTCGCGAAGCGCCGACATGGTCGCGATCACCGAGCCGCCGCCGGTCATGTCGCGCTTCATCGACACCATGCCCTCGCGCGGCTTCAGCGACAGGCCGCCGGTGTCGTACGTGATGCCCTTGCCGACCAGCACGACGTACGGCGTGTTCTTGGTCGCGCCGGCCGGGGCGTAGTCGAGCCGGATGAACCGCGGCGGCCGAGTCGACCCGCTGCCGACCGCGAGGATGCCGCCGAACCCGTCGGCGGCGAGCTTCTTCTCGTCCCACACGGTCGCCACCAGGCCGCTCGCCGCGGCGACCTCGGTCGCGCGCGCGGCCAGCCAGGCCGGGTCCTTCTCGTTCGACGGGGTGATCGCGAACTGCCGGGCCAGCCAGCCGGTGCGCCCGATCACGATGCCGCGGTCGACCACGTCCTGCCGCGCGGCGTCGGACCCGTCGGTCAGCGTGACCGTGCCGACCGCGGGCAAGCCGCGGTCCACGGTCTTCTGCGTGTACGTGAACGAGCCGAGCACGACGCCCTCGGCGAACGCCTGGAGCGCCGCGTCATCGATGCCCTCGGCAACGACGGTGGTGAGCTCGGTCTTGCCGCGGCCGAAGCGCGCGATCGCCGCACCGGCGTGTCGCAGGTCCTTGGCGCTGCCGTCCCCGGCACCGACGAGCAGCACCTCGGTCACGTCGCCGGTGAGCAGCGGGTAGGCCGCGGTGGCGCCGGCGGCCGGCGTGAAGCCGGTCTCGCGCTGCACCTCGAGCAGCCGGCCGAGGTCGACCCCGAGCCGGTCGGTCGCCTCCTTCGCCGCGGCCGGCAACTCGTCGCCGACGACGACCACCCAGGTCGAGGACCCGTGCACGGGCAGACCGGGCTGCCAGGCAACGATCGGAAGAGTGGGGAAAGGAGACGAACTGCTGCGGCGAGCCACTAGGACGACCTCACTGTTTGATCAAATAGGGCAGTTTCGCGAACAGGCAAACCGTAACGACCCCGGCCGGTGCCGCGAACGGGCACCCACCGGGGTCGCAATGACTGCTGTGATCAGCCGACGACGGCCTTCAGTGCGTTGCCGAGCTCGGTCGCCTCGTCGGCGTTCAGCTCGACGACGAGCCGTCCGCCGCCCTCGAGCGGAACCCGCATCACGATCCCCCGGCCCTCCTTGGTGACCTCGAGCGGACCATCGCCCGTCCGCGGCTTCATCGCCGCCATGCGCGCACCCCTTTCCGGTGTCGGTGTTGAGCGACGACACCGCGTGGGCGTTCCGTGGCCGGCGCCGTTGCGGTGATGCGCCGTCGGCGCGTATCGCAGTGTGTATCGGTGTGTCTCAGGACCTATTATTCCCGATCTCAGGCCAAGGCCGCGCACCATACGGCAGACTCGGGTCTTGTGCACGCCCGTTCAGCCCTTTTCGACCTGTACGGCGACCACCTGCGCGCACGCGGTGCGCAGGCCCCGGTCGCGGCCCTCGTCCGGCTGCTCGCCCCGCTGGGCGTGCATCCGCCGGCCGTCCGGACCGCGGTGTCGCGGATGGTCCGGCAGGGCTGGCTGGAGCCGGTCCGCATCGAAGGACAGCCCGGATACGGACTGACGTCCCGGGCGCGTCGCCGGCTCGACGACGCGGCCGCCCGGATCTACCGGACCGCGCCGGACGGCACGCCGGTGGCAACGGGTTCGGAGGGCTCGGGCGACTGGGACCGGCACTGGCACCTGGGCATCCTCCGCGAGGTCCCGAACGCCCGCCGGCGCGAACAGCTGGCGAGCCAACTTTCCTTCCTGGGTTGGGCTCCGCTGTCCGACGGGGCCTGGGTCGGGCTGCGCAACGACGCCGAGGTTGACCAGATCCTCGGTATCGAGGGCATCGCCGCGGACCGCTTCCGGGCGCCGATCGACGAGAGCGCTCCGCAGTTCGCCCGGCGGGTCTGGAAGCTCGACGAACTCGGCGCGTCGTACGACGCCTGGCTGATCGAGGCGAAGGCTCTCGTCGACGCCGCCGGGGCAGACACCAGCGACGAGCAGGCGTTCGCCGTCCGGTCCCAACTCGTGCACGAATGGCGCAAGTTCCTGTTCCGCGATCCGGGGCTGCCCGACGAGCTGCTGCCGGCCGGCTGGTCGGGGACCAAGGCCGCCGCGTTCTTCGATTTCCACGCCGAACGACTGGGCCCCGCGGCCGGGCGTTTCGTCGACGAGTGCTTGACACAACACTGAAATTCTCACTGACCGTCAAGGAGCTGACCACGATGAGTGATTCCGTCACGTACGCCGTATCGCCCGAGGGCGTCGCGACCGTCACCCTGAACCGGCCGGACGCGATGAACTCCCTCGACACGCCGACCAAGGTGCTGCTCCGCGACACCGTCCAGGCAGCCGCGGACGATCCGGCCGTGCGGGTGGTCGTGCTGACCGGGACCGGGCGGGCGTTCTGCGTCGGGCAGGACCTGAAGGAACACATCGGGTTGCTCCAGGCAAACGACCAGGCCGCGCTGTGGAGCACGGTGCCGGACCACTACGCGCCGATCGCGCTGGCGCTCGCCGAGATGCCGAAGCCGGTCATTGCCGCGGTCAACGGCGTGGCGGCCGGTGCCGGCGCGTCGATGGCGTTCGCGTGCGACTTCCGGGTGGTCGCGGACACGGCCGGCTTCAACCTCGCGTTCACCGGGATCGCGCTGTCCTGCGACACCGGCATCTCCTGGACACTGCCCCGCCTGATCGGCCACGCCAAGGCGCTCGAACTGCTGTACTTCCCGCGCACGATCCCGGCCGCCGAGGCGCTGGACCTCGGCCTGGCGTCGTCGGTCGTCCCTGCCGCCGACCTGGAGCAGACGGTCGGGGAACTGGCTCTCAAACTCGCGGCCGGTCCGACGGTGGCGTACGGCGCTGTACGCCGGTCGCTCGGGTACTCCGCGAGCCACACGCTGGCCGAATCGCTCGCCTTCGAGGCCGGCAAGATGCAGGAAACCGGAGCCACCGAGGACCACCAGAACGCGGTCGCCGCGTTCGTCGCGAAGCAGAAGCCGACCTTCAACGGGCGGTAACCAGGCCTTGTAATCGTTTACGTAAGCGATTACAAACGCCTGTGTGAGGAAACTGCTGCTGCCTGCCCTGACCGCCGCCACGCTGGTCGGGAGTCTCGTCGTGCCCGGATCGAGCGCCGCCCCCGCGGCCGAACCCGGGGTGATCAAGTCCGCCGCCGTGCGTTCCACGACGCTCGGCGAGGACATCAACTACAACGTCTACCTGCCCGCCGGGTACGACGAGTCCACTCGCCGCTACCCCGTCCTCTACCTGCTGCACGGCCGGGGCGACTCGATGAGTGCCTGGACGCAGGTGAAAAGCCGGCTCGACGAGCTGATCGGGAGCGGCGCGATCCCGCCGGCGATCGCGATCATGCCGGACGCGCCGTGGAGCAGCCGGGCGAGCTGGTACGTCGACTCGGCCTACACCGGGACCGATCCGGGCCGACCGGTCGAGACGGCGTTCGTCAAGGACCTCGTGCCGCAGATCGATGCGACGTACCGGACGATCGCCGACCGGACCGGTCGCGCGATCGCGGGCTACTCGATGGGCGGCGCGGGCGCGCTGCGGTACACGCTCGCACACCCGGACGTGTTCGGCGCCGGGATCGTGCTCAGCCCGGCGGTGTACTTCCCGTTGCCGCCGAGCGATTCCAGCACCCGCGATTTCGGTGCCTTCGGCAAGGGCAAGGACCCGTTCGTCGAGGCGACGTACCTGAAGCTGAACTGGCCGGTGGCGCTGAAGTCGTTCGCGGCGAGCGGGCTGCAGTCGCACCTGTACATCGCGGTCGGCGACGACGAG contains the following coding sequences:
- a CDS encoding oxidoreductase, whose product is MTNTTITLADDLTITRMGYGAMQLAGPGVFGPPKDRDQAIAVLREAVELGITHIDTSDFYGPTVVNELIKEALYPYPADLHLVTKVGARRGPEGSWDAALEPDDLKAQVHENLEHLGLDVLDVVNLRTAAREQLDDTSIARSFTALAELQQEGLIRHLGVSAVTMTQVREAQAIAPIVSIQNEYNLTRRDDDALVDYAAEHNIAFASFFPLGGFSPLQSETLSKVAARLDATPHQVALAWLLQRSATSVVIPGTSSVQHLRENVAARDLVLPADAVAELDGIG
- a CDS encoding GNAT family N-acetyltransferase, encoding MPILVVPTVAVHRSFLAAWDELGPDHERWMGARSIVGTEEEWTRDQAADPAEFARLVAAIRLEAEPDTELAAGLVHQTVLWFVDGVEFLGRLSIRHHLTPALTEVGGHIGYCVRPSARRKGYATQMLAQSLPIAAALGIDPALVTCDVDNTGSRKVIEAAGGELEDERHGKLRFWVPTHVE
- the kynU gene encoding kynureninase, with protein sequence MTLSEAGALELDAADPGHRELFDVPPAQGGEYPEVAYFAGNSLGLRPKATRTELLEDLDAWAALGVEGHLDAARPWLPYHELLTGPAARLVGALPSETVVMNSLTVNLHLLMVSFYRPTRSRHRIVIEDAAFPSDSYAVRSQVRFHGYDPDDAVIRLRQRPGEDCLRTADVVEQLGADVALVLLGGVNYLTGELMDIPTITKAGHAAGAVVGWDLAHAAGNVPLALHEWEVDFAAWCSYKYLNSGPGALAGAFVHERHLGGELPRFEGWWSTEASTRFEMTPESRPPATADAWQVSNPPIFSMSPVRTSLELFDKIGIGALRERSLRLTAFLDGLLDGFDVITPRDPARRGAQLSVRVPGGAGELSRRLRFGYGVIADAREPDVLRLAPVPLYSTYHDCWRAAAALTEVMG
- a CDS encoding FAD-dependent oxidoreductase — translated: MKVAIVGAGLTGSLLACFLARRGLSVTLYERRADPRVAEVERGRSINLAISERGLDALRRIGLVDQVMADALPMKGRMIHPIAGELDFQAYSASGDRAINSISRGALNNALLSAATAAPGVTVSFEHRLVELDSAAGQLVFATPAGKVSASADVVLGADGAGSAVREQMLAEGIVAENVEFLDYGYKELSIPAVAGEFALDPGALHIWPRGTSMMIALPNPDRSFTCTLFWPAGSFDALTTADGISAHFRENYPDLLPLAPNLVDDYLNNPVGVLGTVHTLPWQAHGRTALLGDAAHAIVPFYGQGANCAFEDVVELDRCLDDTGGSWSRALPLFEARRRENTEAIAEMALANFVEMRDKVASPVFRLQKQLEHTLERLLPGKYVSRYELVSFTTTPYAQIQHRVHRQQQVLAAGALAAVGALITLKRTRKRR
- the glgC gene encoding glucose-1-phosphate adenylyltransferase, whose protein sequence is MAKAPSVLGIVLAGGEGKRLMPLTADRAKPAVPFGGSYRLIDFVLSNLVNAGYRNLCVLTQYKSHSLDRHVTLTWRMSTFLGNYVTCVPAQQRLGPQWYQGSADAIYQSMNLINDADPEYIVVFGADHVYRMDASQMVAAHIERGNGVTVAGIRVPRVEATEFGVIKTGADGHVIEEFLEKPADPPGLPDSPDETFASMGNYVFTRDVLVEALRKDAANPASRHDMGGDIVPMLVAEGKAGVYDFQENDVPGALDRDRSYWRDVGSLDSYHEAHMDLVSIQPVFNLYNNDWPIFTSHPQLPGAKFTDNATVGESIVCQGSIVSGACVDHSVLGSNVVVSSGATIERSVIMDNCKIGRDVVLKNVILDKNIVVPDGTEIGVDPDFDRQRGFTVSKGGVTVLGKGQVIPSAVAPAATAPADSEVAEA
- the glgA gene encoding glycogen synthase yields the protein MKVAILTREFPPDVYGGAGVHVDFLVRELRRLIDVDVHCMGEPRQGATAHSEDDPRIPNANAALRILSTDLTMTATVGDADLVHSHTWYANMAGHWAKLLYDVPHVVTAHSLEPRRPWKAEQLGGGYRLSSWAERTAYEAADAVVAVSRGMRDDVLDCYPSIDPARVHVISNGIDADFYHPDPSTQVLERLGVDLNRPYVTFVGRITRQKGVPHLLRAGLRLDPSVQLVLLAGAADTVELKAETDALIEDLRMARDGVFVVSEMLPREDVRQVLTHALAFCCPSIYEPLGIVNLEAMACETAVVASAVGGIPEVVDDGVTGILVPYDENDTDTFERGLADGINALVDDPARAEAMGKAGRARAVSEFGWDAVAQRTVELYNALRG
- a CDS encoding helix-turn-helix domain-containing protein, whose translation is MENALGDYLRARREQVRPEDVGIRSIGPRRVPGLRREEVAMLAGISSEYYLRLEQGRDRNPSAQVLDALADVLRLDADARNYLLGLSQPVRRRSQAEQAPESIVELMNGWPNNPAYVQNKYTDVLAVNPLCEALSPNYRVGVNLLTAVLLDPRERELRRDWEDLSEEGVAALRSELGPNVDDPRLKELVGELSVRSERFRQLWARHEVRPRRGRLSRLTHPEVGELDLRSDKLTIGATDNVTLVVFHAVPGSRDEESLALLGSLIAAPRPTRVEQRPE